In the Streptomyces sp. NBC_00193 genome, GCACGGCGAGCTCGCACCGCTGCGCCCCCTCCTGCGCCCCGAACGCGGCGTGGGCCCGCTCGCGGACCTCGCGGATCAGCTCGGCGGGCCCCAGCGCGGGCAGTCCCGGCCGGACCCCGCGTCCGGCCGGGACGGGTAAGTTGCCGTTCCAGCACCCCGTCAGCAGGGCCCGTACGAGGGCGCGCTCACGGCCCGCGCGGACGGTCCACTCCACGACCGCCGCCAGCCGCTCGGCCGACGTCCTGTCCCCGCTCGGGCCCGGGGAGGACAGGGCCCGGTCCACCCCGTCGAGGTACCAGGCCGCGTCGCGCCGGACCAGCGCGTGGCCCAGGCCCGTCTTGCCCGCGAACTCGTTGTAGAGGGTCTGCCGCGAGACCCCGGCGGCGGCCGCCACGTCGATCATCCGCACGGCCGGCCACGGGCGCGCCGCGAGCGCCGCTCCCGCCGCTTCCAGCAAGGACTCCCGGGCCGTGGGCACCGTCGCCTCCCCTTCGACGCCTCCGGTCGACGTCTCCGCCAGAGTTGACGGACCGACAGGTCCTGTCAAGGGTGCCCGTGCCGCACCGTGGACGCCCGCCCCGCCGGACCGGCCGTCTCGGTAGGGTTCTGGCATGCCCGAGTATGACGATGACCTGCGCCTTGCCCTCGAACTCGCCGACGCGGCGGACGCCGCCACGATGGAGCGGTTCCGCGCCCTCGACCTCAAGGTCGAGACCAAGCCCGACATGACCCCGGTGAGCGAGGCCGACACCGCCACCGAGGAGATCATCCGGGCCGGGATCTCCGCCGCGCGGCCCGACGACGCCATCCTGGGCGAGGAGTACGGGCTCAAGGGCGACGGCCCGCGCCGCTGGGTCGTGGACCCGATCGACGGTACGAAGAACTACGTGCGCGGCGTTCCGGTGTGGGCGACGCTGATCTCGCTCATGGAGGAGCAGGCCGACGGCGCCTTCCGTCCCGTCGTCGGCGTGGTGTCGGCGCCGGCACTGGGCCGCCGCTGGTGGGCGGCGCGCGGCCAGGGGGCCTACGCGGGGGGCGCGCTCGGCGGGACCACCGCGCTCGGCGTCTCCAAGGTCGCGACCCTGGGCGACGCCTCCTTCGCCTACTCCTCGCTGAGCGGCTGGGAGGAGCAGGGGCGACTGCCCGGCTTCCTGGACCTGACCCGCGCGTGCTGGCGTACGCGGGGCTACGGCGATTTCTGGCCGTACATGATGGTGGCCGAGGGCTCGCTCGACCTGTGCGCCGAGCCGGAACTGAACCTGTGGGACATGGCGGCCCTGGCGGTCGTGGTGGAGGAGGCCGGCGGCCGTTTCACCGGCCTGGACGGGGTGGACGGCGTACACGGCGGCAATGCGGCGGCCTCGAACGGGCTGCTGCACGCGGAGATGCTGGACCTGCTGCGCCCGCGCGGCTGACGCTCGCGGGACGGGCGCGCGCCGCCGCGGCGGTGGCCTGCCGCCCGTACGTGCCGAATGTGCCCCTTACGCGCCTCCTTGCTGACACTCCGCGTGCGTGGGAATCTGAGACTCCTCCGCTTGTGCGCTTGTGAAGGGCTTCTCTAAGTGAGGCCGTTCGCGCGCACCTCACCCAAGCGGAGGGACTCACCAGGAGGTGGCTCTCTTCATGCTCGTCCGCGACGCCATGAGCACCGTGATCCTCACCCTCGGACCCACTCACACCCTGCGGCAGGCGGCCTGCCTGATGTCCGGCCGGCGCGTGGGCGCCGCCGTCGTCCTCGACCCCGAACACAGCGGCATCGGCATCCTGACCGAGCGCGACATCCTCAACTCGATCGGCGCGGGCCACGATCCCGACCGCGAGTCCGTGGGCGCGCACACCACCAACAACGTGGTCTTCTGCACCCCGGACGCCACCGTGCAGGAAGCCGCCGAGGCGATGGCCCACGGCGGCTTCCGTCATCTGATCGTCCTGGAGCACGGCGGCCCGGTGGGCATCGTGTCCGTACGCGATGTGATCCGCTGCTGGGCCCCGGCGCGGCGCACCACCGTGCCCGCCTCCGTTCCCGCGTAGGAACGGCCGACGGGCCGGCGCCCCCTCACGGGGAGCACCGGCCCGTCGGCCTGCTACGGCAAGGCGTCAATCAGGCGCGGAGGGCCTGGACCGCGGCCTCCAGACGCTTGCCGAAGTCACCGTCCGCCTGACGGAAGTTGTTGATCGCACGCTCGACGATGTCGTCGCGGGAGACCTTGGCGATGAAGCCGGAGAGGTTCTCGACCAGACGGGTCTTCTCGTCCTCCGAGTACAGGCGGTAGAGGTTGCCCGCCTGGACGAAGTCGTTGTCCTCGGAGTGCGAGGGCGCGGCGTGGTTGCCCGTGCCGCCGGTGACGGCGGAGGAGACCCACAGCGGACGGTCCGTCTGGTGCGGGCCGCCGAAGCTGTTCGGCTCGTAGTTCTTCGCACCCTTGTGGCGGCCGTCGTACAGGTAGCCGTCACGGGAGTTGGTGCGCGCCTCGGTGGCGTGCGGACGGTTCACCGGCAGGTGGTCGGCGTTGATGCCGACGCGGTAGCGGTGGGCGTCGCCGTAGCCGAAGAGACGGCCCTGGAGCATCTTGTCGGGGGACGGACCGATGCCGGGGACGAAGTGCGCCGGGGAGAAGATCGACTGCTCGACCTCGGCGAAGACGTTCTCCGGGTTGCGGTTGAGCTCCAGCTTGCCGATCTCGATCGGCGGGTAGTCCTCGTGCGGCCACACCTTGGTGAGGTCGAACGGGTTGAAGCGGTACTCGGCCGCCTCGGCCGCCGGCATGATCTGGACCTGCACGGTCCAGGACGGGAACTCGCCGCGCTCGATGGACTCGCGCAGGTCGCGCTGGTGCGAGTCGGGGTCCTCACCGGCGAGCTGGTTGGCCTCGGCCTGGGTGAGGTTCTTGATGCCCTGGTCGGTCTTGAAGTGGTACTTGACCCAGAAGACCTCGCCGGCCTCGTTGTTCCACTGGAACGTGTGCGAGCCGTAGCCGTTCATGTGGCGGTAGGTCGCCGGGATGCCGCGGTCACCGAACAGCCAGGTCACCTGGTGGGTGGACTCGGGCGACAGACCCCAGAAGTCCCAGACGTTGTCCGCCTCCTGCGAGCCCGTGTACGGGTCGCGCTTCTGGGTGTGGATGAAGTCGGGGAACTTGATGGCGTCCTTGATGAAGAACACCGGGGTGTTGTTGCCGACGAGGTCGTAGTTGCCCTCTTCGGTGTAGAACTTCAGCGCCCAGCCGCGGGGGTCGCGCACGGCGTCGGCGGAGCCGAGGTTGCCGGCGACGGTGGAGAAGCGCAGGAAGGTCTCGGTCTCCTTGCCGACCTCGGACAGGAACTTCGCCCGGGTCCACTGCGAGACGTCGCGGGTCAGCGTGAACGTGCCGTAGGCACCGGCGCCACGGGCGTGCACCACGCGCTCCGGGATGCGCTCGCGGTTGAAGTGGGCGAGCTTCTCCAGCAGCAGCTGGTCCTGAACCAGAACGGGGCCGCCGATGCCGGCGGTCTCGCTGTTCTGGTTGTCAGCGACCGGAGCTCCGGCCTCCGTGGTGAGCGGTCCCTGCGTCACGTGCGCCTCCTGCGTAAATTTGCTGCAAACCTGTCCTGCGCCCTAACGTAACCGATCCTACGATGGACTTTGTCTAAGTCAAGTAAGCATCCAAGTCGACACTCATTCGGGAGTTACACCGAATCCCCTCGCTGTTAGGCTGGCGGTATGAGTGACCTGCTGGAACGACTTCGCGGACGCGGATGGCGCATGACCGCACAGCGGCGCGTCGTGGCCGAGGTGCTCGACGGTGACCACGTTCACCTGACGGCCGACGAGGTGCACGCGCGTGCCGTGGACAGGCTGCCGGAGATCTCCCGCGCGACCGTCTACAACACCCTGGGCGAGCTCGTCACCCTGGGTGAGGTCCTGGAAGTCTCCACGGACCGGCGTGCCAAGCGGTACGACCCGAACGCCCACCGGCCCCACCAGCACCTGGTGTGCGCCCAGTGCGGCGCGATCCGCGACGTGCACCCGGCGGGCAACCCGCTGGCCGACCTGCCGGACACCGAACGCTTCGGCTTCGTGGTGTCGGCGGTCGAGGTCACGTACCGCGGGGTGTGCCCGAACTGCGCCGGGGCCTGACGGACCGAGACACGACAGGAGGCCGGGAGCTCATCGAGCTCCCGGCCTCCTGCGTTCCCGGCCTCCTGCGTTCCCGGCCCCGGTCGATCCCGTTCGCCTTCAGGAACGACCGAAGGCCCGGATCCAGGGGATCCGGGCCTTCGGTTCTTCAGTAGCGGGGACAGGATTTGAACCTGCGACCTCTGGGTTATGAGCCCAGCGAGCTACCGAGCTGCTCCACCCCGCGTCGGTAAACCTGACTCTACGCGAGCGTGGCGAGCACATGCAAATCGGTTAACCGGCGGGGTCCCGCGGGCCAGCTGCCCCCAGACCCCGCCCTCCCCCGGCGGCTCGGCCATGGAGCGCTGGAAGAGGGCCGCGACCACGGGCAGGTGGTCCCGGAAGACCCCCCAGGTCGCCGCGACGTGCGCACGCAACTGCACGCGGTCGGCGAGGTCGTGTTCGCACGGATGCCCCTGGCCGGCACCCACGGCGGCGTCCACCTGGGCCCCCATGTCACCGAGCAGTGCCTGCAGGAGCTCCTCCTTGCCGGCGAAGTGCTCGTAGAAGGAGCCGGTGGAACGCCCGGCCGCCTTCGCGATGTCGGTGATCTTCGTCTGGGCGTAGCCGCGCTCCAGAAAGAGGGTGCGCGCGGCCTCCTTGAGCGCCGCCTCGAGGCCGGCTGGCCTCGGACACCCTGCGCAGCACGACCCTGCTGCGGGAACGCCTGGTCGGGGTGATGCGGGCCGAGGCCGAGCGGGCCGGGGTGCGGATCGTGACGGGCCGCCGGGTGACGGCGGACTCCCTGGACGCGGACCTGGTCGTGGCGGCCGACGGCCTCTGGTCGGCGACCCGTACCGCCCTGGACCCGGGAGCTCCGTGCCCCGAGTACGCGGGGCTGTACAGCATTTCGGGGATCTCGCGCGACGTGCCGCTCCCCGGGGACGCCTTCCACATGGTGCTCTCCCGCAAGGGGGCCTTCCTGTGCCTGCCGGTCGCGGACGGGGGTGTCTGGTGGTCGGCCCAGGTGGCCTCGCCCCGTCCGCCGGACCTGGCGCACCCGCCGCAGGAGTGGCTGCCGCTGCTGCGCGAGCTGTACGCGGGCTCGCGGACCCCGGCGGCCGTACTGGCCGGCGCGGTGGAGAGCGACCGGCCGACGCTGATGCACAAGCTGGCGGAGGTGCCGGTCTGGCACGACGCCCGGACGGTGCTGATCGGCGACGCGGCCCATCCGGTGGGCGCCGGGCAGGGCGCGTCGATGGCCCTGGAGGACGCGGTGGCCTGGCCGACGCCGTCGCCGCGTCCCCCGCGGTCGCGGGGGCCCTGACCGCCTACGAGCGCCTGCGCCGCCCCCGTCTCGCCCGCATGACCAGGGCCGCCGCCGGCAACCGCGAGGCGAAGACCCCGGGCCGCGTCCAACACCGCGCGACGCAGGCCCTGATGCCCCTGTTCCTCCGCTACGCGTACCCCCGCGCGACGGCGTGGCTGTACGAGCCCACGGCCTGAGCCGCGAAGCCGGCGGGGGCGGCGCGGCCGGTGGCGGGCCCGGCGGTGCGGGTCAGGCGGTGGGCCCGGCGGTGCGGGTCAGGCCGAGAGCTCCTCGGCCAGCGCGTCGCGCAGTCGGGCAGCCCGTTCGGAGACCTCCGCGGGGCCCAGTTCCATGGCACGCACGCACCATTTCTGGCCCTCCGTCAGGTCTCCCTGCCGGGCCGCGAGCAGGCCCAGCCGCAGCGCCGCCCGGCCGTGTCCGGCCACCGCCGCCCGGGTCCACCACAGCGCCGCCTCGGGCTCGTTGCCCTCGCGCGCCAGCAGCAGCCCCAGGTTGAAGGCGCCGTTGCGCGAGCCGGCCTCCGCCGCCTCGCGGTACCAGCGCGCCGCGACCCCCAGCTCGCCCCGTGCGGCGGCCAGCATGCCGACCCGGACCTGGGCACGCCGGTGCCCCAGCTCCGCGGCCCGCTCGTACCACTCCTCGCTCTCGGTGCGCGCGGCTCCGCCCACCGACTCGCCCAGCGCCACCGGCTCCGGCGGCGGGGCCAGCGACTCCAGCAGCGCGGCCAGCCGGAAGGCGGCCTCCGCGCTGCCGCCGCCGGCCGCGCAGCGCAGGTGCCGTTCCGCCGCCCGCTCCTCGCCGTCGCGGACCAGCGCGATGCCCACCTGGAGCGCCGCGTCGGTGTGGCCCGCCGAGGCCGCCCGCTCGTACCACTTCAGGGCCGTGCGGTCCTCGTCCCGGCTGGCGAAGAGAATGCCGAGGTTGAAGGCGGCGTCCACGCTTCCCGCCTCCGCCGCCTTCGAGAACCACGGCTCCGCGCCCTCCGCGTCACCGCCCTGGAGCAGCAGGATGGCCAGCGCGTTGGCCGCCTCGCGGTGTCCTGCGTACGCGGCACGGCGGTACCACTGCTCGGCCGGTCCGGTCCGCTCCTGCGCGGCGCAGAGCAGCGCGAGGTTGTACGCCCCGTTCTGGTCGCCCGCGTCCATCGCGGCCCGGTACCACTTCTCCGCCGTCTGGGTCTCGCCGCGTGCGGCGTGCAGTGCCCCGAGCGCGTTCGCCGCGTTGCCGTCGCCGTCCTGCGCGGCCCGCAGCCACCAGGTGGCCGCGTTCTCCTCGTCGCCGGCGTCGCGCAGCAGGAAGCCGAGGGCGCAGGCCGCCCGCGCCTCGCCCTGCTTGGCGGAGGTGAGGTACCAGCGCCCGGCCTCCTTCAGCTCCCCGCGCGCCTCCAGCAGCGCGCCCAGGTGCAGCCCGGCGCGCCGGTGGCCGCGCGCGGCGGCCTGCCGGTACCACTGCTCGGCCTCGGCCGGGTCGCCCTTGCGCAGGTGCCGGGCCAGCCGGTACGCGGCCTCGCGGTGCCCCTGCTCCGCGGCAGCGCGGAACCACCGCTCGACGCCCTTGTCCCCGCGGTGCTCCAGCAGGTCGGCGAGGCCGTAGGCCCCCAGGGCGTGGCCGGATTCCGCCGCCTGGCGCATCCAGTACTCGGCGGCGGGCTCGTCGCCGCGCTCGCGGTAGTGGCGGCCCAGGGCGTGCGCGGCGGGAGCGGATCCGGCCACGGCGGCCACGCGCCACCAGCCGGCGGCCTCCTCGGGGTAGCCGCGCTGGTGCAGCAGGACGCCCAGGTTGTTCGCGGCCGCACGGTCGCCCTCCCCGGTCGCTCCGCGCAGGTAGGGCTCGGCTCCCGCGAGGTCGCCGCGGCGCAGCAGGAGGGCGCCCAGTACGCTCATCGCGCCCGGGTCCCCCTTGTCGGCGGCGACCCGGTGCCGGGCCTCCAGCGCGGCGTCGCTGGCCGCGTCGGTCAGCGCGAAGACCGCGTCGTCGAACAACTCGTCGACTGACACGTCCGACACGTCCGGCGCGGTCGGCGCCGCGGCCGTGGTCCGTACCGACCGCGTGGTCATCGCGGTCCGCACGTCAACGGCCTGAGCCGCCCCATCGGCCTCCGCATCCGATTCGGAGTCCGCCCTCACAAACCGCCCTGTCTCCAGCAGAGTTGACCTGTCCCCCATAAATCCCATCGTCGCATCACCTGCTACCCGCGTACACCTGGTATGTCGCAGTCAGTGAGGTCACTACAGCGTTTTGTCGACATGCCCACAGAGAGACAAGTCAAACACGCTCACACCCCAACTCACCCACCTCAGTGACGCCGCGTCGGCGAGAAATTCGATTGGGCATGACGAAGGCCCGGATCCATCGGATCCGGGCCTTCGTCTTCAGTAGCGGGGACAGGATTTGAACCTGCGACCTCTGGGTTATGAGCCCAGCGAGCTACCGAGCTGCTCCACCCCGCGTCGGTAAACCAACAGTAGCACGACGCGGGGTGGAACCATTACCGCTATCCGCTGGGCGTGGGCGTCGCCGAGGGCGTCGTCACCTTCGCCTCGGCGTCGATCGCCCGCTTCAGCGCGGCCTGCAGATCGCTCTGGGCCTTGCCGTACGCAGCCCAGTCGCCGGCCTTGAGCGCCTTGTCGGCGTCCTCGACCGCCTTCTGCGCATCCGCCAGGGCCGCCTTGACCGTCGGGTCCTGGCTGGTCGGCGGCGGGGTGGTGGTCCCGTCGCCCGGCGGAGTGGTCGGCGGGGTGGTCGCCGACTCGGCACCGAACACCACGTTCAGCGCCTTCTCCAGCGTGTCCTCGAAGGCCGTCTGGTCCCCGTAGGTCACCAGGACCTTCTTCAGCAGCGGGTACTTGAGGCCGCCGCCGCGCACGTACACCGGCTCGACGTAGAGCATTCCCTTGTCGAGCGGGACCGTGAGCAGGTTGCCGTACTCCACCTGGGAGTCGCCGCGGCTCAGGATGTTGATCTCCTGGGCGATCTCCGGCTTGGAGTTGAATCTCGCCTGGACGAGCTTCGGTCCGTCCACCGGGTTCTGGGTGGGCAGCTTCAGCAGCTGGATCTTCCCGTAGTCCGCGGTGGTGGGATCGGCGTTGACCGCCATGAAGGCGCTCAGGTTGTCCCTGCCGTTCGGCGTGAGCGTCGTGGTGAGCGAGAAGGCCTGGTTGGGGTCCTTCTGGCCCGGCATCTTCATGGAGAGGTAGTACGGCGGGACCGCCGTCCCCGCCTTGGTGGTCGGGTCGTCCGGCACCGCCCAGACCTCGCTGCCGCTGAGGAAGGTCTGCGGGTCCGTGACGTGGTAGCGGGTCAGCAGCTCACGCTGGACCTTGAAGAGGTCCTGCGGGTAGCGCAGGTGCTCCATCAGGGTCGGCGAGATCTCCTTCTTGTCCTTCACCGTGCCGGGGAAGGCCTTCATCCACGTCTTGAGGACCGGGTCCTTGGTGTCCCACTGGTACAGCTTCACCGTGCCGTCGTAGGCGTCGACGGTGGCCTTCACGGAGTTCCGGATGTAGTTGACCTGGTTCTCCTGCGCGACCACGGCACGCTGGGAGTTGGTCAGCGAGTCCGCCGTCGTGTCCCCGAGCTGGGTGCGGGACGCGTAGGGGTAGCCGTTGGTGGTGGTGTAGGCGTCCACGATCCACTGGACCCGGCCGTCGATCACCGCCGGGTACACGGCTCCGTCGATCGTCAGCCACGGGGCGACCGCCTCGACCCGGGCCTTGGGTGTGCGGTTGTAGAGGATCTTCGACTTGTCGTCGATGGCGCCGGAGTAGAGGATCTGCGGCTCGCTGAAGGCCAGGGCGTACGCGGCCCGGTTCACCGGGTTGCCCAGGCTCACCCCGCTGTCGCCCTTGTAGGTGGTCTCCTTCTCGCCCTGGTCGTTGGCGTAGTCGAGCTCCTTCTGCGGTCCGCCGACGATCGAGTACTGCTTCGTCTGCTCGCCGTAGTAGATCCGCTGCTCGTACTCTCCGAGGTCACCCCGCGCGGGCAGGCCCGACTCGGTGAACACCGGCTCGCCGTTGGCGGTCACCTCGGTGCCCTTGGCCGCGACCACGCCGTATCCGTGGGTGTAACGGAAGTGGTCGTTGATCCAGTTGTTCTTCGGGATGCCCGCGAGGTTGATCTCACGGAGCCCGATGACCGTGTCCTGGCCCTTGTACCGGTCGACCGCCAGCGTGGCCGGGAAACCGTAGTAGCCCTTGTTCTGCTGGAGCTGCTGGAAGGCCGGGGACACGATGTTCGGGTCGAGCAGGCGGATGCTCGCCGTGGAGTTGGCCTCCTGGCGGAGCACCTTCTTGTCCGCCTTGGGGTCCGGCAGACCCGGGTAGTCCGTGACGGAGGCGTCGGCGACCCCGTAGGCGTCGCGCGTCGCCTTGATGTTCTTCTGGACGTACGGGGATTCCTTGGCCTGCTCGTTCGGCTGGACCTGGAACTTCTGCACGATCGCCGGGTACAGCCCGCCGATCAGGATCGCCGAGAGCACCATCAGGCCGAAGCCGATGACCGGGAGCTGCCAGGTGCGGCGCCACAGCGTCGCGAAGAACAGCACCGCGCAGATCGCCGCGATGGCGACGAGGATCGTCTTGGCCGGCAGGTACGCGTTGGCGTCGACGTAGCGCAGGCCGGTCCAGTTGTCCGCGGCCTTGAAGTCGCTGGACTTCACGGCGAGGCCGTACCGGTCGAGCCAGTACGCGACCGCCTTGAGCGTGACGAAGAGGCCGAGCAGCACCGACAGGTGGCCGGTCGCCGCGGCGGTGGCCCGCGCACCCGGGCTGGTGACCCGCAGTCCCCCGTAGAGGTAGTGCACGACGGCGGCGGCGATCACCGAGAGCACGACGGCGGCGAAGCCGAAGCCGAGCAGGAAGCGGTACCAGGGCAGGTCGAAGGTGTAGAACGACACGTCCAGGTTGAACTGGGGGTCCTTCGTGCCGAAGGGCACCCCGTTCACGTACATCAGCCAGGTCTTCCACTGGCCCGCCGCCGAGGCGCCCGCGATCAGGCCGACCAGTGCGGAGATGCCGAGCAGCAGCCACCTGCGGTACGGCGCGACGGTCATCCGGTAGCGGTCGAGGCTCTGCTGCTCCATCGACATCGCGCTGAGCGGCGGCCGCAGCCGGTGGGCCAGCCAGATGTTCAGCCCGACGGCACCGGCCATCACGAGACCGAAGACGGCGAACAGGCCGACCTTGGTCCACAGGGTGGTGGTGAAGACGGTGGAGTAGTCGACGGAGCGGAACCAGAGCCAGTCCGTCCAGAAGCCGGCGAACATGATGAACGCCATGGCCAGGACGGCCAGCACGCCCAAGGTCATCAGAAGAGTCCGGGCGCGCCGGGACGGGCGGCCGACTCTCATCCGTGGCCCGGAGGGGCCTCCGCCGCGGTCCGGCATCTGGAAAGCCAAGGTGCGCACCTCGAAAGTCGCTGTGTGTAAGTGATGCTGAGAGTTTTCAAAGCATGGGCCCCCGATCGTAGAGCCCACTCATGCAACTTACTGAGGCTTTAGTCAGTTCCCGGTATCCGGGGGAAAGGAGGCAGGATGTTGCCCATGTCCAACCTTTCGCCGTCCCCCGGCACCCCTATGGCGGCAAGCCCGCTGACCCGTGCCGTCCTCGAAATCGACGAGTACGCCTCCACCCTCGGCTGGGACAAGCCCGCCCGGCTCTTCGCCCTGGTCGACACGGCCAAGCTGCGCAAGGAGGCTCCGGGCGTCGCCCGCCAGCTCGGCCTCGACCAGGACGACACGGGCAAGAACCAGCTCACCCCGATCGAGCAGGACGAGGTGCCGGCCGGAACCCCGCTGGACAAGTTCCTGGGGACCATCGCCTGGCCCGCCTCGATCCTCGGCTGCGCGCTGACCGTGGAGCGGCTGATGCTGCCGCCGTCCGCCGAGTCCTCCGTACCGGAGGGGCTCACCGACAAGCAGCTCACCAAGTGGGTCGCCGGCCACCCGGAGCGCCAGGAGGTGCGGCTGACCGTGGGCGTCCTGCGCGACGGGTCGCGGGAGTCGGCCGTACGGCTGCGGGACAAGGACTCGGCGAACGAGGTGCTGACCGGCGCGACGCTGGTGCCGGGTCTCGCCGAGGCGCTGGCCGCGACCTTCCTCGACTGACGGGTAGGGGCAGGGCCTCCGCGGACACGGTCAGGACTTGGCGCACTGCGTCAGCCCGGCCGTGTCCCCCTTGCTGATCTTCTCCAGCGCCTTCACGGCGTCGTCGATGGTGGAGACCTTCACGAGCGTCAGCCCGCCGGGCACGTCGCCCGCGGCGGCGGCGCAGTTCTCGGCGGGCGTCAGGAAGTACTGGGCGCCGGCCTGGCGGGCGCCGATGGTCTTCATCTGGATGCCGCCGATCGGGCCGACCTTGCCCGCGTCGTCGATGGTGCCGGTGCCGGCGATGAACTTGCCGCCGGTCAGGTTCTCCGGAGTGAGCTTGTCGACGATGCCGAGCGCGAACATCAGCCCGGCGCTGGGGCCGCCGACGTCGGCGAGCTTGATGTCGATGGTGAACGGGAAGGTGTGGTCGGTGCCGGCCCGGATGCCGACGACGGCGTGGCCGTCGCCCTCCGCCTTGCCCGCGACGATCGAGACCTTCGTCGTGCCGGTGGGCTCGCGGTGCGCCTTCTCGGCCTCGGCGGCCTCGGCCGCGGGCACGATGGTGAACTCGACGGGCTCGCCGGGCTTGTGCTTGGTGACCAGCTTGGCCACGTCCTCGGGAGCGTTGACAGGGGTCCCGTCGACGGCCTTGATGACGTCTCCGGCATGCAGCTTGCCCTCGGAGGGGCTGCCCTTGACCACGGAGGCGACGATCACGCGGGCGGCGACCGGGATGCCGAGCTGCTTGAGGGCGGCGACCTTGGCGCTCTCCTGCGACTGGCTGAACTCCTCGGCGTTCTCCTGCGTGGACTCCTGCTCCGTCTTGCCGTCCGGGTACAGGTTCTCGTGCGGGACGACGATGTTGTCGCCCGCCGCCCAGCCGTAGACGGCCTCCAGCAGGTTCATGTCGTAGTCCGCGCCGGTGACGCGGACCGTCGTCATGTTCAGGTGACCTGTGGTCGGGTACGTCTTGTGCCCCGAGATGTTCAGGACGGGCTCGCCGTGCGAGTCCCCGAGCGTGTTCACCGTCGGGCCCGGGCTCATCTCGGAGTACGGGGCCTTCATGAACACTCCCGCGCAGAGCAGCGCGAACAGCATGAGGGTGGAGGCGAGCATCGTCGCAGTGCGGCGTGGCATGGATCGACAGTACGTGACGGCCCTGACGAGCGGCCCCCGGGGCCGGTCCGTACGGGGGCCCGGCGCCGCGTCAGACGGAGTCCACGGTGTCCTTCTTGCGCTGCGCGTCCGCGCCCGCCTTCGCCCCGCCCGGTTCGCTCTGGCCCATGGCCTCACGGAACCGCGCGTAGC is a window encoding:
- a CDS encoding UPF0182 family protein, whose translation is MRTLAFQMPDRGGGPSGPRMRVGRPSRRARTLLMTLGVLAVLAMAFIMFAGFWTDWLWFRSVDYSTVFTTTLWTKVGLFAVFGLVMAGAVGLNIWLAHRLRPPLSAMSMEQQSLDRYRMTVAPYRRWLLLGISALVGLIAGASAAGQWKTWLMYVNGVPFGTKDPQFNLDVSFYTFDLPWYRFLLGFGFAAVVLSVIAAAVVHYLYGGLRVTSPGARATAAATGHLSVLLGLFVTLKAVAYWLDRYGLAVKSSDFKAADNWTGLRYVDANAYLPAKTILVAIAAICAVLFFATLWRRTWQLPVIGFGLMVLSAILIGGLYPAIVQKFQVQPNEQAKESPYVQKNIKATRDAYGVADASVTDYPGLPDPKADKKVLRQEANSTASIRLLDPNIVSPAFQQLQQNKGYYGFPATLAVDRYKGQDTVIGLREINLAGIPKNNWINDHFRYTHGYGVVAAKGTEVTANGEPVFTESGLPARGDLGEYEQRIYYGEQTKQYSIVGGPQKELDYANDQGEKETTYKGDSGVSLGNPVNRAAYALAFSEPQILYSGAIDDKSKILYNRTPKARVEAVAPWLTIDGAVYPAVIDGRVQWIVDAYTTTNGYPYASRTQLGDTTADSLTNSQRAVVAQENQVNYIRNSVKATVDAYDGTVKLYQWDTKDPVLKTWMKAFPGTVKDKKEISPTLMEHLRYPQDLFKVQRELLTRYHVTDPQTFLSGSEVWAVPDDPTTKAGTAVPPYYLSMKMPGQKDPNQAFSLTTTLTPNGRDNLSAFMAVNADPTTADYGKIQLLKLPTQNPVDGPKLVQARFNSKPEIAQEINILSRGDSQVEYGNLLTVPLDKGMLYVEPVYVRGGGLKYPLLKKVLVTYGDQTAFEDTLEKALNVVFGAESATTPPTTPPGDGTTTPPPTSQDPTVKAALADAQKAVEDADKALKAGDWAAYGKAQSDLQAALKRAIDAEAKVTTPSATPTPSG
- a CDS encoding PPA1309 family protein, giving the protein MLPMSNLSPSPGTPMAASPLTRAVLEIDEYASTLGWDKPARLFALVDTAKLRKEAPGVARQLGLDQDDTGKNQLTPIEQDEVPAGTPLDKFLGTIAWPASILGCALTVERLMLPPSAESSVPEGLTDKQLTKWVAGHPERQEVRLTVGVLRDGSRESAVRLRDKDSANEVLTGATLVPGLAEALAATFLD
- a CDS encoding PDZ domain-containing protein; the protein is MPRRTATMLASTLMLFALLCAGVFMKAPYSEMSPGPTVNTLGDSHGEPVLNISGHKTYPTTGHLNMTTVRVTGADYDMNLLEAVYGWAAGDNIVVPHENLYPDGKTEQESTQENAEEFSQSQESAKVAALKQLGIPVAARVIVASVVKGSPSEGKLHAGDVIKAVDGTPVNAPEDVAKLVTKHKPGEPVEFTIVPAAEAAEAEKAHREPTGTTKVSIVAGKAEGDGHAVVGIRAGTDHTFPFTIDIKLADVGGPSAGLMFALGIVDKLTPENLTGGKFIAGTGTIDDAGKVGPIGGIQMKTIGARQAGAQYFLTPAENCAAAAGDVPGGLTLVKVSTIDDAVKALEKISKGDTAGLTQCAKS